A genomic window from Thioalkalivibrio sp. ALJ12 includes:
- a CDS encoding Na+/H+ antiporter subunit C has translation MEVVMAFVVGGMYAAAIYMMLRRSIVKLVIGLVLLSNAANLLIFTLAGMLPGAPPLIPPGATVPEGLSADPLAQAVVLTAIVIGFGVLAFAVVLIHRAYEVVKVDDLDQMKDTDR, from the coding sequence ATGGAAGTCGTCATGGCCTTCGTGGTCGGCGGTATGTACGCCGCGGCCATCTACATGATGCTCCGGCGCTCGATCGTCAAGCTGGTGATCGGCCTGGTGCTGCTGTCGAACGCGGCCAACCTGCTGATCTTTACGCTGGCCGGCATGCTGCCGGGCGCGCCGCCGCTGATCCCGCCGGGTGCCACGGTTCCTGAAGGGCTGTCGGCCGATCCGCTGGCGCAAGCCGTGGTGCTGACCGCGATCGTGATCGGCTTCGGCGTACTGGCATTCGCCGTAGTGTTGATACATCGCGCCTACGAGGTGGTGAAGGTCGATGATCTGGACCAGATGAAGGACACGGATCGATGA
- a CDS encoding Na+/H+ antiporter subunit B — MNMHSLILRTAGHFLLPLLLLFSVFLLLRGHDEPGGGFIGGLVAAAAIVLYLFSMDIRSARKVLRVDPRDLLGAGMVLAVVSALPAAFLGQAFFTAQWWEFTAPVFGEIKLSTVLIFDIGVYLVVIGSVLTIMLNLAEAED, encoded by the coding sequence ATGAACATGCACTCGCTGATCCTGCGCACGGCCGGGCACTTTCTGCTGCCGCTGCTGCTGCTGTTCTCCGTGTTCCTGCTGCTGCGCGGCCACGACGAGCCGGGTGGCGGGTTTATCGGTGGCCTGGTCGCGGCGGCGGCGATCGTGTTGTACCTGTTTTCCATGGACATCCGCTCCGCGCGCAAGGTGCTGCGCGTGGACCCGCGCGACCTGCTGGGTGCCGGCATGGTGCTGGCGGTCGTGAGCGCACTGCCCGCCGCCTTCCTGGGGCAGGCGTTCTTCACGGCCCAGTGGTGGGAATTCACGGCCCCGGTCTTCGGCGAGATCAAGCTCTCTACCGTGCTGATCTTCGATATCGGCGTTTATCTCGTCGTGATCGGGTCGGTGCTGACGATCATGCTCAACCTGGCGGAGGCAGAAGACTGA
- a CDS encoding DUF1249 domain-containing protein: MLLDTRTPAHLEPRPVTFAALMEMYEENYLSIRRLCPELHCQPVHSVSRVEGALDLHLEVLERTRYTTTLRLTYAFAGRDEPRLQPDARVRLFHDARQAEVLGRHCRRSGEDLVIDTIAGHPGLGCRWRHNRFLFKWLRYCLRQGHRFYPDATPAPLATD; the protein is encoded by the coding sequence ATGTTGCTGGATACCCGCACCCCCGCCCACCTCGAGCCGCGCCCGGTGACCTTCGCGGCGCTGATGGAGATGTACGAGGAGAACTACCTGTCCATACGGCGTCTGTGCCCCGAGTTGCACTGTCAGCCGGTGCACTCGGTCTCGCGGGTCGAGGGGGCGCTGGATCTGCATCTGGAGGTGCTGGAGCGCACGCGGTACACGACCACGCTGCGACTGACCTATGCCTTTGCCGGGCGCGATGAACCGCGCCTGCAGCCGGATGCCCGGGTGCGCCTGTTCCACGATGCGCGGCAGGCCGAGGTGCTGGGGCGTCACTGCCGGCGCAGCGGCGAGGACCTGGTGATCGACACGATCGCGGGGCACCCGGGGCTGGGCTGCCGCTGGCGGCATAACCGCTTTCTGTTCAAGTGGCTGCGCTACTGCTTGCGCCAGGGCCACCGCTTCTACCCGGACGCCACGCCCGCGCCGCTGGCGACGGACTAG
- a CDS encoding Na/Pi symporter: MNGEWMITFEIAATLFAGLGLFFVGIRLISEHLRQLADQRLRALVGRATGSNRAAAFLGLVGGAITQSIHAVIFVLISLVTAGVLDARRAQPVINYANLGTSLLVLIAALDLTLMVFILVGVTGLLFYFDRDQSARLRHLIRAMLGIGLLFLGLMFIKEGAKPLSELTWMTGLMSLSAQSLLIAFATGLVFAVIAHSASSITIVTMALAASGVIDLEYGLMVVYGASFGTGVSTLILAASHKGLGRQLALYQFILKGLGLILLLPLFWIEFYGGVPLIASGLEALAIGISLQIALAYILYQVVCDLAMHPVHGPVARFLERTAPPTEEEALGKPHFIYAGAQNDAGSALVLVEKEQLRLLKRLPDYLESVRDDSDGAHHERLALHRGNLQVTEAIEQFLDEILSGALSGATLDHAIVLKNRNQLLLQLEDTLNDLATEIERSLNADASAEARALTHNLVETLHMMLLTLTDAARSGDADDIALLQSLTHDRSELMDSIRRRLLASSDLDGSVREAVFGATSLFERGIWVLRRYALLLTPPVGASYEADPATASTKS; the protein is encoded by the coding sequence ATGAATGGCGAGTGGATGATCACCTTCGAGATCGCGGCGACGCTGTTTGCCGGGCTCGGCCTGTTCTTCGTCGGCATTCGCCTGATCAGCGAGCACCTGCGCCAGCTCGCGGACCAGCGCCTGCGGGCACTGGTCGGGCGCGCCACGGGCTCCAACCGGGCGGCCGCGTTCCTCGGCCTAGTCGGCGGGGCGATTACACAAAGCATCCACGCGGTCATCTTTGTGCTGATCTCGCTGGTCACCGCCGGCGTACTCGACGCCCGCCGTGCCCAGCCGGTGATCAACTACGCCAACCTGGGCACCTCGCTGCTGGTCCTGATCGCCGCGCTCGACCTGACCCTGATGGTCTTCATCCTGGTCGGCGTTACGGGGCTGCTGTTCTACTTCGACCGCGACCAGTCCGCACGCCTGCGCCACCTGATCCGAGCCATGCTCGGCATTGGCCTGCTGTTCCTCGGGCTGATGTTCATCAAGGAAGGCGCCAAACCGCTCAGCGAGCTGACCTGGATGACCGGCCTGATGTCGCTGTCGGCGCAGTCCTTGCTGATCGCATTCGCCACCGGCCTGGTGTTTGCGGTGATCGCGCATTCGGCCTCCAGTATCACCATCGTGACGATGGCCCTGGCCGCCAGCGGCGTGATCGATCTCGAATACGGCCTGATGGTCGTCTACGGGGCGAGCTTCGGCACCGGTGTGTCGACCCTGATCCTCGCCGCCTCGCACAAGGGACTGGGCCGCCAGCTGGCGCTTTATCAGTTCATCCTGAAGGGACTGGGTCTGATCCTCCTGCTGCCGCTGTTCTGGATCGAGTTCTACGGCGGCGTCCCGCTGATCGCCTCGGGCCTGGAAGCGCTCGCGATCGGCATCAGCCTGCAGATCGCGCTGGCCTACATCCTCTACCAGGTCGTCTGCGACCTGGCGATGCACCCGGTGCACGGCCCCGTCGCGCGCTTCCTGGAGCGCACCGCACCGCCAACCGAGGAAGAGGCCCTGGGCAAGCCGCATTTCATCTACGCCGGGGCACAGAACGACGCCGGGTCCGCGCTGGTGCTGGTGGAAAAGGAACAGTTGCGCCTGCTCAAGCGACTGCCCGACTACCTCGAAAGCGTGCGCGATGACAGCGACGGTGCCCACCACGAGCGCCTGGCCCTGCACCGCGGCAACCTGCAGGTCACCGAGGCAATCGAGCAATTTCTCGACGAGATCCTTTCCGGTGCCCTGAGCGGGGCCACCCTCGATCATGCGATCGTGCTGAAGAACCGCAATCAGCTGCTGCTGCAGCTGGAAGATACGCTGAACGACCTCGCCACGGAGATCGAGCGCTCGCTCAATGCCGACGCCTCCGCCGAAGCCCGCGCCCTGACCCACAACCTGGTCGAGACCCTGCACATGATGCTGCTGACGCTGACCGACGCGGCGCGCAGCGGGGATGCCGACGACATCGCCCTGCTGCAGTCCCTGACCCATGATCGCTCAGAGCTGATGGATTCCATCCGTCGCCGCCTACTCGCCTCCAGTGATCTCGACGGCAGCGTACGCGAAGCGGTGTTCGGCGCGACTAGCCTGTTCGAGCGGGGCATCTGGGTCTTGCGCCGCTATGCGCTGCTCCTGACGCCGCCGGTGGGGGCCTCCTACGAGGCCGACCCCGCC
- a CDS encoding alpha-D-glucose phosphate-specific phosphoglucomutase, protein MDISVVTTRPFNDQKPGTSGLRKRVRQFRQPHYLENFIQSIFEAHPSLCEGELILGGDGRFHNREAIQTILRMAAANDVKKVAIGYAGLLSTPAASHLIRSRGATGAIILSASHNAGGPEGDFGVKLNTANGGPAPPGVTDAIFEHSKSLTHYRIASGTPHVDIDHLHTTHLGEMSIEVVDPVGAYADHMETLFDLERIGELLRSDFFRMRFDAMHAVTGPYAEEILINRLGAPAETLLRAEPLADFGGRHPDPNLAHTRELCEALYGRNPPDFGAASDGDGDRNLILGPNFFVTPSDSLAIMAANAHLIPAFSNGLKGVARSMPTSQAVDVVAEALGIPCFETPTGWKFFGNLLDDGRIRLCGEESFGTSSDHVREKDGLWAVLFWLNLLAARRQSVEEIVRDHWRDYGRHYYTRHDYEGLDTARAEQVMARIGEQLSSLPGQSLAGMRVTEADDFAYRDPVDGSVTEHQGLRVLFEGGARIVFRLSGTGTEGATLRIYIEQYETHPEHLDREPQELLRPLIEAAVRLGDLPGLTGRDQPDVIT, encoded by the coding sequence ATGGATATCAGTGTCGTCACGACCCGGCCATTCAACGACCAGAAGCCCGGCACCTCGGGCCTGCGCAAGCGGGTACGGCAGTTCCGGCAGCCTCACTATCTGGAAAACTTCATCCAGAGCATCTTCGAGGCACACCCGAGCCTGTGCGAAGGGGAGCTAATCCTCGGCGGGGATGGCCGCTTCCACAACCGCGAGGCGATCCAGACCATCCTGCGCATGGCCGCGGCCAACGACGTCAAGAAGGTCGCGATCGGCTATGCCGGACTCCTGTCGACCCCGGCCGCCAGCCACCTGATCCGCTCGCGCGGTGCCACCGGCGCCATCATCCTCTCGGCCTCCCATAACGCCGGAGGGCCGGAGGGAGACTTCGGTGTCAAGCTGAACACGGCCAACGGCGGGCCCGCACCGCCCGGCGTCACCGATGCCATCTTCGAGCACAGCAAGTCGCTCACCCATTACCGCATCGCCAGCGGCACGCCGCACGTCGATATCGATCATCTGCACACCACCCATCTCGGCGAGATGTCGATCGAGGTCGTCGACCCCGTGGGTGCCTACGCCGACCACATGGAGACACTGTTCGACCTCGAACGCATCGGCGAACTGCTGCGCTCGGACTTTTTCCGCATGCGCTTCGACGCGATGCATGCGGTCACGGGGCCCTACGCCGAGGAAATCCTGATCAACCGCCTGGGCGCCCCCGCCGAAACCCTGCTGCGTGCGGAACCACTGGCCGATTTCGGCGGACGCCACCCGGACCCGAACCTGGCCCATACCCGCGAGCTGTGCGAGGCCCTGTACGGGCGCAACCCGCCGGACTTTGGCGCGGCCTCCGACGGCGACGGCGACCGCAATCTGATCCTGGGCCCGAATTTCTTCGTCACGCCGTCCGACAGCCTGGCCATCATGGCGGCCAACGCCCACCTGATCCCCGCGTTCTCCAACGGGCTGAAGGGTGTGGCGCGCAGCATGCCGACTAGCCAGGCGGTGGACGTGGTCGCCGAGGCGCTCGGCATCCCCTGCTTCGAGACACCCACCGGCTGGAAATTCTTCGGCAACCTGCTGGACGACGGCCGCATCCGCCTGTGCGGCGAGGAGAGCTTTGGCACCAGCTCCGATCATGTGCGCGAGAAGGATGGCCTGTGGGCCGTGCTGTTCTGGCTGAACCTGCTGGCCGCCCGCCGCCAGTCGGTGGAAGAGATCGTGCGCGATCACTGGCGCGACTACGGTCGCCACTACTACACGCGGCATGACTACGAAGGGCTGGACACCGCCCGCGCCGAACAGGTGATGGCGCGCATCGGCGAACAGCTCTCGAGCCTCCCGGGGCAGTCGCTCGCCGGCATGCGTGTCACGGAGGCGGACGACTTCGCCTACCGCGACCCGGTGGATGGCAGCGTGACCGAGCACCAGGGCCTGCGGGTCCTGTTCGAGGGCGGCGCGCGCATCGTGTTCCGTCTCTCCGGGACTGGCACTGAAGGAGCGACCCTGCGCATCTACATCGAGCAGTACGAGACCCACCCGGAGCACCTGGACCGCGAGCCGCAGGAGCTGCTGCGTCCGCTGATCGAGGCTGCCGTGCGGCTGGGTGACCTGCCGGGCCTGACCGGGCGCGACCAACCCGATGTGATTACCTGA
- the fabA gene encoding 3-hydroxyacyl-[acyl-carrier-protein] dehydratase FabA has translation MQKNQYDRDELLACGYGDMFGPGNAQLPVPNMLMMDRVLEINSDGGEHGKGQMIAELDINPDLWFFACHFPGDPVMPGCLGLDAMWQLVGFYLAWLGNPGRGRALGVGEVKFTGQVLPTAKKVTYRIDMKRVISRKLVLGIGDGIVEVDGRPIYEAHDLRVGLFTSTENF, from the coding sequence ATGCAGAAAAATCAGTACGATCGCGACGAACTCCTGGCCTGCGGCTACGGCGACATGTTTGGCCCGGGCAACGCCCAGTTGCCGGTCCCCAACATGCTGATGATGGATCGCGTCCTGGAGATCAACAGCGATGGCGGCGAACATGGCAAGGGCCAGATGATCGCCGAGCTGGATATCAATCCAGACCTGTGGTTCTTCGCCTGTCACTTCCCTGGTGATCCCGTGATGCCCGGCTGCCTGGGGCTGGACGCGATGTGGCAGCTGGTCGGCTTTTATCTGGCCTGGCTGGGCAACCCCGGCCGCGGCCGCGCCCTGGGTGTGGGCGAAGTGAAGTTCACCGGTCAGGTCCTGCCCACCGCGAAGAAGGTCACCTACCGCATCGACATGAAGCGGGTGATCTCGCGCAAGCTGGTGCTCGGCATTGGCGACGGCATCGTCGAGGTCGATGGCCGGCCGATCTACGAGGCCCATGACCTGCGTGTGGGCCTGTTTACCTCCACCGAAAACTTCTGA
- a CDS encoding putative monovalent cation/H+ antiporter subunit A — protein sequence MLYAILSTFLVAAIAPAVHRVTGRASGWVLGLLPAALFLYFLSFLPAVSAGESIVLSWPWLPGLDIHLSFLVDGLSLLFALLISGIGFFIVTYAGRYLEGHRDLGRFYVIILAFMGSMLGLVLADNLIAMFVFWELTSITSYLLIGYNHENADARKYALQGLIVTVGGGLALLAGIIMLAMAGGSYELSEILANGDVVREHALYLPLLILILIGAFTKSAQVPFHFWLPRAMAAPTPVSAYLHSATMVKAGVYLMARLNPSLGGTDIWFTTLALFGAITMFTGVFLAFRSTGVKQVLAYSTVMALGTLTMLIGIGTETALMAAMAFLLAHSLYKGALFMVAGILDHEAGAKDFLQTGGLRTALPITAAFAILAALSLGGVIPLFGFVAKELMLESVLEAPGLVGILTLLAVLTAILGVAVAAIVGIRPWFGARVETPKTPHHEAPPAMLAGPVVLASLGLIFGLGPGLADDGLVNAAAASVQGAPVDGYLALWHGINWPLAISAFSLVAGGLLYWRWEQARRALAWVDRAAEYGPEKGYFKMMDGLVWISEWQTRVLQNGYLRYYVIVIVAMTAGLVGVTAQLFNVSVGTAHFERLQIHEMAIIAILVASMLFAVLTRSRLGAVAALGSLGFTVALVYVLYSAADVGITQVLVETLTVILLVLVLFRLPGFLNLSSTALRLRDAGIALVTGGMITLLMLSTMDARLFDSISQYFIEESEPSGYGRNIVNVVLVDFRALDTLGEIFVLALAAIGVYAMIRFRAEDHRR from the coding sequence ATGCTCTACGCAATTCTGTCAACATTCCTGGTGGCCGCGATCGCACCCGCGGTCCATCGTGTCACCGGTCGCGCCAGCGGCTGGGTGCTGGGGCTCCTCCCGGCCGCGCTGTTCCTCTATTTCCTGAGTTTCCTCCCTGCGGTCTCCGCCGGCGAGTCCATCGTGCTCAGCTGGCCCTGGCTGCCGGGGCTGGATATCCACCTGTCGTTCCTGGTGGACGGCCTGTCGCTGCTGTTCGCGCTGCTGATCTCGGGTATCGGGTTCTTCATCGTCACCTATGCCGGGCGCTATCTCGAGGGGCACCGCGACCTCGGGCGCTTCTACGTGATTATCCTGGCCTTCATGGGCTCCATGCTGGGGCTGGTGCTGGCGGACAACCTCATTGCGATGTTCGTGTTCTGGGAGCTGACCAGCATCACGTCCTATCTGCTGATCGGCTATAACCACGAGAACGCGGACGCCCGGAAGTACGCACTGCAGGGCCTGATTGTCACGGTCGGTGGCGGCCTGGCGCTGCTCGCCGGGATCATCATGCTGGCGATGGCCGGCGGCTCCTACGAGCTCTCCGAGATCCTGGCCAACGGCGATGTCGTCCGCGAACACGCGCTGTACCTGCCTTTACTGATTCTGATACTGATCGGGGCCTTTACCAAGTCGGCCCAGGTCCCGTTCCACTTCTGGCTGCCGCGTGCGATGGCCGCGCCGACGCCGGTCTCCGCCTATCTGCACTCCGCCACCATGGTGAAGGCCGGGGTGTACCTGATGGCGCGCCTGAATCCTTCGCTGGGTGGCACCGATATCTGGTTCACCACGCTCGCGCTGTTCGGCGCGATCACCATGTTCACGGGCGTCTTCCTGGCCTTCCGCAGCACGGGCGTGAAGCAGGTCCTGGCCTATTCCACCGTGATGGCGCTGGGCACGCTGACCATGCTGATTGGTATCGGCACCGAGACCGCGCTGATGGCCGCGATGGCCTTCCTGCTGGCGCATTCTCTGTACAAGGGCGCGCTGTTCATGGTCGCCGGCATCCTCGACCACGAGGCCGGGGCCAAGGACTTCCTGCAAACCGGGGGGCTGCGCACCGCGCTGCCGATCACGGCCGCCTTCGCGATTCTTGCAGCGTTGTCGCTGGGTGGGGTTATTCCGCTGTTCGGCTTTGTTGCCAAGGAGCTGATGCTGGAGTCGGTGCTCGAGGCACCGGGTCTGGTGGGTATCCTGACGCTGCTGGCGGTACTGACCGCGATCCTCGGGGTGGCGGTCGCCGCGATCGTCGGCATCCGGCCGTGGTTCGGGGCTCGGGTGGAAACACCCAAGACCCCGCACCACGAGGCACCGCCGGCGATGCTGGCCGGCCCGGTCGTGCTGGCGAGCCTGGGACTGATCTTTGGCCTTGGGCCGGGGCTGGCGGACGACGGGCTGGTCAACGCCGCGGCGGCGAGCGTGCAGGGCGCGCCGGTGGATGGTTACCTGGCGCTGTGGCACGGCATTAACTGGCCGCTGGCGATCTCCGCGTTCAGCCTGGTCGCGGGTGGTCTGCTCTACTGGCGCTGGGAGCAGGCGCGTCGGGCCCTGGCCTGGGTCGATCGGGCCGCTGAATACGGCCCGGAGAAGGGCTACTTCAAGATGATGGATGGCCTGGTCTGGATCTCCGAATGGCAGACCCGGGTCCTGCAGAACGGCTATCTGCGCTACTACGTGATCGTGATCGTCGCGATGACCGCGGGCCTGGTCGGAGTGACCGCGCAGCTGTTCAACGTGAGTGTCGGCACGGCGCACTTCGAGCGCCTGCAGATCCACGAGATGGCCATTATCGCCATCCTGGTGGCGTCGATGCTGTTCGCGGTGCTGACGCGCTCGCGTCTGGGCGCCGTGGCAGCGCTGGGCTCTCTGGGCTTTACGGTCGCCCTGGTGTACGTGCTGTACAGCGCGGCCGATGTGGGGATCACCCAGGTGCTGGTTGAGACCCTGACGGTAATCCTGCTGGTGCTGGTGCTGTTCCGCCTGCCGGGCTTCTTGAATCTGTCGTCTACCGCGCTGCGGCTGCGCGATGCCGGTATCGCGCTGGTCACCGGCGGCATGATCACGCTGCTGATGCTGAGCACAATGGATGCGCGCCTGTTCGACTCGATCTCGCAGTACTTCATCGAGGAGTCGGAGCCCTCGGGCTATGGCCGTAACATCGTGAACGTGGTGCTGGTGGACTTCCGGGCACTGGATACGCTGGGCGAGATCTTCGTGCTGGCCCTGGCCGCGATCGGGGTGTACGCGATGATTCGCTTCCGTGCGGAGGACCACCGCCGATGA
- a CDS encoding TIGR04211 family SH3 domain-containing protein, with the protein MQMQRVMRGLTVSGILILGGLTATAVMAETTRFVSDELEVGVRNGTGPNSRIISSVRSGQEVTVLEESGDGHTRIRLPSGTEAWILTRYLQDEPHSRERLEEVEAELAEIRSGADDQEGRIAELLDTRRELEAERDGLETQVADMESELEELRDVAERPQEIQRENRRLESELVEARDSADEYRRQVEVMQADSQRRWFMTGAAVTVGSLILGIILTRIPLRRRRSDWY; encoded by the coding sequence ATGCAGATGCAGCGGGTGATGCGCGGACTTACGGTATCCGGGATTCTGATCCTGGGCGGCTTGACCGCGACGGCGGTGATGGCCGAGACCACGCGTTTCGTCAGCGACGAGCTGGAGGTCGGGGTGCGGAATGGCACCGGGCCGAACAGCCGCATTATCAGTTCAGTGCGCTCGGGTCAGGAGGTCACGGTGCTCGAGGAGAGCGGCGATGGCCATACCCGTATTCGCCTGCCCAGCGGCACCGAGGCCTGGATCCTGACCCGTTACCTGCAGGACGAGCCGCATTCCCGTGAGCGCCTGGAAGAGGTCGAGGCCGAGCTGGCCGAGATTCGCTCGGGTGCGGACGACCAGGAAGGCCGGATTGCCGAACTGCTGGATACCCGCCGCGAACTCGAAGCCGAGCGCGATGGCCTGGAGACGCAGGTGGCGGACATGGAGTCCGAGCTCGAGGAGCTGCGCGACGTCGCGGAACGGCCGCAGGAGATCCAGCGCGAAAACCGGCGCCTGGAAAGCGAGCTGGTAGAGGCCCGTGATTCCGCGGACGAGTATCGCCGCCAGGTGGAGGTGATGCAGGCCGACAGCCAGCGGCGGTGGTTCATGACGGGTGCGGCGGTGACGGTTGGCAGCCTGATTCTTGGCATTATCCTGACGCGCATCCCATTGCGCCGCCGCCGCAGCGACTGGTACTGA
- a CDS encoding sodium-dependent transporter encodes MDIVATRQRWTHGYAFVLAATASAVGLGNIWKFPYILGQNGGGAFLAVYLLTIALIGIPIMMAEVMIGRRGRRSPGYAALAVAREARVRDAWQMVGWVGIIALFVIMTFYAVVTGWVFSYVPRAASGAFAGVDAPEVIAIFEGVQTSLPGMLLWTTLVLAATFAIVALGLRNGLERGVALVMPLLFGLLLAAMVGGLWVGDAETALDFMFRPDFSALDRHSLLIAVGHAFFTMTLAAGVLMMFGAYLPRKTSIAGTAIGVAIADTVIALIAGVAIFPVVFGYGLDPAAGPGLMFEALPLALSAIPAGVLLTTLFFVTLSLAAFSTMIANVQVFVHLLHDHFGISNLQAALGSALTVWGFSLITIFSFTGAGWTQIDLVVLGRELPTLYHLLEHTAINILLPVSGLLIALFAGWILPVAITRDEMGRPTAAFHVWRLTLRYIAPIALLTLFWQLSTFSSHLPMN; translated from the coding sequence ATGGACATCGTCGCCACCCGGCAGCGCTGGACGCATGGCTATGCGTTCGTGCTGGCCGCCACCGCCTCGGCGGTCGGGCTCGGCAACATCTGGAAGTTTCCCTACATCCTCGGCCAGAACGGCGGCGGCGCCTTTCTGGCCGTGTACCTGCTGACCATTGCCCTGATCGGAATCCCGATCATGATGGCCGAGGTCATGATCGGACGGCGCGGGCGCCGTTCTCCGGGGTACGCGGCACTGGCCGTCGCCCGCGAGGCGCGCGTCCGCGACGCCTGGCAGATGGTTGGCTGGGTCGGGATCATCGCCCTGTTCGTGATCATGACCTTCTACGCCGTGGTCACCGGCTGGGTCTTCTCCTATGTGCCACGGGCCGCCAGCGGGGCCTTCGCCGGGGTAGACGCGCCCGAGGTCATCGCGATCTTCGAAGGCGTTCAGACATCGCTTCCGGGGATGCTGCTGTGGACTACACTGGTCCTTGCGGCGACCTTCGCGATTGTGGCCCTGGGGCTACGCAACGGGCTGGAACGCGGTGTAGCACTGGTGATGCCGCTGCTGTTCGGGCTGCTGCTGGCCGCCATGGTTGGCGGTCTCTGGGTCGGCGACGCCGAAACCGCTCTGGACTTCATGTTCCGCCCGGACTTCTCCGCCCTCGACCGACACAGCCTGCTGATCGCGGTCGGGCACGCGTTCTTTACCATGACCCTGGCAGCCGGCGTGCTGATGATGTTTGGCGCCTATCTTCCCAGGAAAACCTCCATCGCCGGCACGGCCATCGGGGTTGCGATCGCCGACACCGTGATCGCACTGATCGCAGGGGTCGCGATCTTCCCGGTGGTCTTTGGCTATGGCCTCGATCCCGCCGCCGGGCCCGGCCTGATGTTCGAGGCCCTGCCGCTGGCCCTGTCCGCGATCCCGGCAGGGGTCCTGCTCACGACGCTGTTCTTCGTAACGCTAAGCCTGGCGGCCTTCAGCACCATGATCGCGAACGTCCAGGTATTCGTGCACCTGCTGCACGACCACTTCGGCATCTCCAACCTGCAGGCCGCCCTGGGCAGCGCGCTGACCGTCTGGGGTTTCAGCCTGATCACGATATTCTCTTTCACGGGGGCCGGCTGGACCCAGATCGACCTGGTCGTGCTGGGGCGCGAACTGCCGACGCTCTACCACCTGCTGGAACACACGGCCATCAACATCCTGCTGCCGGTCAGCGGCCTGCTGATCGCACTGTTTGCCGGATGGATCCTGCCGGTCGCGATCACCCGCGACGAAATGGGACGGCCCACAGCCGCCTTCCATGTGTGGCGCCTGACCCTGCGCTATATCGCACCGATCGCCCTGCTGACCCTGTTCTGGCAGCTCTCCACGTTCAGCAGCCATCTGCCAATGAACTGA